One genomic window of Legionella jordanis includes the following:
- a CDS encoding phage integrase N-terminal domain-containing protein gives MSKSKLKNAQYSINECIKKIQNYSHASRADMKHMLNRCVKDLHELGYMVTHIKGLKPKHIHILVDHWKAQNKNPATIKNYMAKLRKVASVLNKPELVKQGNDSYQINKRNYVPQYNKAINNIDFSKCSDPMIRLSLEAQSLFGLRREESMKIVLSDAWQGNKLVIKSSWTKGGIGRDIKLTNEQQRQWLLDAIKQVPAGQSLIPKEKTYKNHLAQYHEVIEKMGLSKCHGLRHAYAQRRYHEITKSYDKTGNGLICPIQGGRIYKELNPLEKYWDRTAREIISQSLGHSRLSITKIYLGK, from the coding sequence ATGAGTAAGTCCAAACTTAAAAATGCCCAGTATTCAATCAATGAATGTATTAAGAAAATCCAAAACTACTCCCACGCCAGCCGAGCAGATATGAAACACATGTTGAATCGATGCGTTAAAGATTTACACGAATTAGGTTACATGGTCACGCACATTAAAGGATTAAAGCCAAAGCACATTCACATCCTGGTTGATCACTGGAAAGCCCAGAATAAAAATCCTGCAACAATAAAAAATTACATGGCTAAACTGCGAAAAGTAGCTTCGGTGCTAAACAAGCCAGAACTGGTTAAACAAGGCAACGACAGCTATCAAATCAATAAACGTAATTACGTTCCTCAATATAATAAAGCAATCAACAACATCGATTTTTCCAAATGCTCAGACCCAATGATCCGTTTATCCTTGGAAGCTCAATCCCTTTTTGGTCTCCGCCGTGAAGAATCAATGAAGATTGTACTTAGTGATGCCTGGCAAGGAAATAAATTGGTTATAAAGTCCAGCTGGACAAAAGGTGGGATCGGGCGCGATATTAAACTAACGAATGAGCAACAACGGCAATGGCTACTTGATGCTATAAAGCAAGTTCCTGCTGGACAATCGCTTATCCCTAAAGAAAAAACCTATAAAAATCATCTAGCTCAGTACCATGAAGTCATAGAAAAAATGGGTTTAAGTAAATGCCATGGGCTTCGTCATGCTTATGCCCAGAGAAGATATCACGAAATTACAAAATCCTATGACAAAACTGGCAATGGACTTATATGTCCAATTCAAGGAGGCAGAATATATAAAGAACTGAATCCCCTTGAAAAATATTGGGATAGAACCGCAAGGGAAATTATTAGCCAGTCCCTTGGGCATTCGAGATTGAGTATTACAAAAATCTATTTAGGAAAGTAA